From one Caldithrix abyssi DSM 13497 genomic stretch:
- a CDS encoding S8 family serine peptidase, producing MKLKGIFLLLLLIGLSHASDWSFLNVNRIGAKQFIERNPENNGKDVVVIILDTGVDMGVPGLDTLPDGGVKVIDAQDFSGEGDVFYDEAEFGQENNEKFLRAPDGLRLFNYDRLALQPLDSIYYIGVLDEERFKNTVIPDVNNNGKQNDKFGFVVLQSKEGWVTYIDLDGDGNLDDEQPVWNYKEKHQALQFRGRDEKLNKNLATFAVNIFPDEQRINFHYDGSSHGTHVAGIAAGYRLNGQKGLNGIAPGAKIISLKIGDCTLAGGATTTGSMLDAYEYGVEFAKNYDGPVVFNMSFGIGSEIEGHASMESMLDRLLMENEKLLFCISAGNEGPGISSVGLPAAANYVLSVGALNTRESARDVYGAKLDADKVFVFSSRGGELNKPDILTPGSASSTVPPYSNRENKWGTSMASPQAAGAVALLMSAAYHDGLPIIGALFKKAIINAARPLKDYTILDQGAGVIDIPGAYNFYKKYVKREEQKNYVYYRIETLNPMDEDNTARAAYWRLGNYLPDKHHKQVFSIYPEFREGWTADQRTNFYRAFDLRATEPWIKLNQKSTYIKGEKAARVEVYFDQRQLNKPGLYTGKIIAYRKEWSNKAMNKEFELWCTYVNPLIANEQNHYALKSELVKIKPGNVQRIFFDVPVRATAMTIQLFTEGSKYANIRAYLFDPQGREVEQYTRLSSEFESQEIIRLSGDELEYGIYELDLYADFRSEEPSYCTYLISFAGLEVSPNPIRYLTLRNGEDARGRVSVFNYFDRPVLCQIDGEISGWSQTSYIDDESELYQKDFTIGPEVEKVEFEIELPAEIFNLMTDFAINIKNYEGKTLKADGLTYRKKKITFVPPASGDYYMELIPAFASTMAQNWTATLKESYYLFSRLNIKGNREYFYPRVQKETSFYVDGNLPVAPDGFRLFGHLTLTSLDRYKFKVFVPIMLNASLR from the coding sequence GGCCTCTCTCACGCTTCTGACTGGAGCTTTTTAAATGTCAATCGAATTGGCGCAAAGCAATTTATCGAAAGGAACCCTGAAAACAACGGCAAAGATGTTGTCGTGATTATTCTGGACACCGGCGTGGATATGGGCGTTCCAGGATTGGATACCTTGCCGGATGGCGGCGTTAAGGTGATTGACGCACAAGATTTTTCCGGAGAGGGCGATGTGTTTTACGACGAAGCGGAATTCGGGCAAGAAAATAATGAAAAATTTTTACGCGCCCCCGATGGCTTGCGCCTGTTCAACTACGATCGCTTAGCCTTGCAGCCGTTGGACAGCATTTACTATATTGGCGTACTGGATGAAGAAAGATTTAAAAACACCGTTATTCCGGATGTGAACAACAATGGCAAGCAGAACGATAAGTTCGGATTCGTTGTGCTTCAAAGCAAAGAAGGCTGGGTGACTTATATCGATCTGGATGGCGATGGCAACCTGGATGACGAACAACCTGTATGGAATTATAAAGAGAAACATCAGGCCTTGCAATTCCGGGGGCGGGATGAAAAGCTGAACAAAAACCTGGCCACCTTTGCCGTCAATATTTTTCCTGACGAACAGCGGATCAATTTTCATTATGACGGTTCCAGCCATGGCACCCATGTGGCCGGCATAGCCGCGGGCTATCGTTTGAATGGCCAGAAAGGCTTAAACGGTATTGCGCCCGGCGCAAAAATCATCAGTCTAAAAATAGGCGATTGTACCCTGGCTGGCGGCGCCACCACCACGGGCAGCATGTTAGACGCTTATGAATACGGCGTCGAATTTGCCAAAAATTATGACGGCCCGGTTGTTTTTAATATGAGCTTTGGGATTGGGTCGGAAATTGAAGGGCATGCTTCCATGGAAAGTATGCTGGATCGGTTGCTAATGGAAAATGAGAAGCTGCTGTTTTGTATTAGCGCAGGAAACGAGGGCCCGGGAATCTCCTCGGTTGGGCTTCCCGCGGCGGCAAACTATGTTTTAAGTGTGGGCGCCCTGAATACCAGAGAATCGGCGCGCGATGTTTATGGCGCTAAATTAGACGCGGATAAAGTGTTTGTATTTAGCTCGCGCGGCGGCGAACTGAACAAACCGGATATCCTGACGCCGGGTAGCGCCAGCTCCACCGTCCCACCGTATTCCAATCGCGAAAACAAGTGGGGCACCAGTATGGCTTCGCCCCAGGCGGCAGGGGCCGTTGCTCTTTTGATGTCGGCAGCTTATCATGACGGACTGCCCATAATTGGCGCGCTTTTCAAAAAGGCCATTATTAATGCGGCCAGACCTCTAAAAGATTACACGATACTGGATCAGGGAGCCGGCGTTATCGATATCCCCGGCGCCTACAATTTCTACAAAAAATATGTAAAACGAGAAGAACAGAAAAATTACGTCTATTACAGGATCGAAACTCTAAACCCCATGGATGAAGATAATACGGCCAGAGCCGCATACTGGCGTTTAGGAAATTACCTGCCGGATAAACACCACAAACAGGTGTTCAGCATTTATCCGGAATTCAGGGAAGGTTGGACGGCGGATCAGCGCACTAATTTTTACCGCGCCTTTGATTTACGAGCCACGGAACCCTGGATTAAATTAAATCAAAAAAGCACCTATATAAAAGGAGAAAAAGCGGCGCGTGTCGAGGTTTATTTCGATCAACGACAATTAAATAAACCAGGGTTGTACACCGGTAAAATTATTGCTTATCGCAAAGAATGGTCCAACAAGGCAATGAACAAAGAGTTTGAGCTATGGTGCACCTATGTGAACCCGCTGATCGCCAATGAACAAAATCATTATGCCTTAAAGTCGGAGCTGGTAAAAATCAAGCCCGGCAACGTACAACGCATCTTTTTTGATGTGCCGGTGCGCGCCACGGCAATGACCATTCAGCTTTTTACCGAAGGCAGTAAATACGCCAATATCAGGGCCTATCTTTTTGATCCGCAAGGCCGGGAGGTGGAGCAATACACACGTTTAAGCTCTGAATTCGAGTCGCAGGAAATCATTCGTCTCAGCGGGGATGAATTGGAATACGGCATCTACGAATTGGACCTTTACGCCGACTTCAGAAGCGAAGAGCCTTCGTATTGCACTTATTTGATCAGCTTTGCCGGTCTTGAAGTTTCACCCAACCCAATCCGTTATTTAACCTTACGCAATGGAGAAGATGCGCGAGGACGTGTTTCGGTATTCAACTATTTCGACAGGCCGGTTTTGTGCCAGATTGACGGCGAAATTTCGGGTTGGAGTCAAACCAGTTACATCGACGATGAATCGGAGCTCTATCAAAAAGATTTTACAATCGGGCCTGAAGTTGAGAAAGTTGAATTTGAGATAGAGCTGCCGGCAGAGATTTTTAATTTGATGACCGATTTTGCGATTAATATTAAAAATTATGAAGGTAAAACATTAAAAGCCGACGGACTTACTTATCGAAAGAAAAAAATAACCTTTGTCCCGCCGGCATCCGGCGACTATTACATGGAGTTAATTCCGGCTTTTGCCAGCACCATGGCCCAGAACTGGACAGCCACTTTAAAGGAATCGTATTATCTGTTCTCCCGCTTGAACATCAAAGGGAATAGAGAATATTTTTATCCCAGAGTGCAAAAAGAAACTTCTTTTTACGTGGAT